One segment of Paenibacillus rhizovicinus DNA contains the following:
- a CDS encoding nucleoside recognition domain-containing protein, which translates to MVNIIWLFFIVISFVAAIMNGRMEALTEAAFEGAKSGVTVSFGLISVMVFWLGLMRIGEDAGLLRKIAVLLQPVVRFLFPDVPKGHPALGYIMSNMSANILGLGNAATPMGIKAMQELQKLNPEKETASAAMCTLLALNTSSITLVPTTLIAIRMTYGSANPTEIVGTTLAATLVATIAAIAADRWYRHRYRRKPPNSIGRNGTAMKDPPGAQGPPGNFDSEGFGGQGETARDNLLAAKHGKGEALV; encoded by the coding sequence ATGGTAAATATCATTTGGCTCTTCTTCATCGTGATCAGCTTCGTGGCCGCCATTATGAACGGACGGATGGAAGCACTCACCGAAGCTGCGTTCGAAGGCGCCAAAAGCGGCGTAACCGTCAGCTTCGGCTTAATTAGCGTGATGGTGTTCTGGCTGGGCTTGATGCGGATCGGCGAGGATGCGGGACTTCTCCGCAAAATCGCCGTCCTGCTTCAACCCGTCGTTCGTTTCCTGTTTCCTGACGTTCCTAAAGGACATCCCGCACTCGGTTACATAATGAGCAATATGAGCGCTAATATACTGGGTCTCGGCAATGCGGCGACGCCAATGGGAATCAAAGCGATGCAGGAGCTGCAGAAGCTGAATCCCGAGAAGGAGACGGCATCGGCGGCCATGTGCACCTTGCTGGCGTTGAACACGTCCAGCATCACGCTTGTTCCGACGACGCTGATCGCGATCCGCATGACGTACGGATCCGCGAATCCGACGGAAATCGTCGGCACGACGCTCGCGGCTACGCTGGTCGCAACCATAGCGGCGATTGCCGCCGACCGCTGGTACAGGCACCGGTATCGCCGCAAGCCGCCCAATTCGATCGGCCGGAACGGAACGGCGATGAAGGACCCGCCGGGAGCGCAAGGTCCGCCGGGGAATTTCGATTCCGAAGGATTCGGCGGCCAAGGCGAGACGGCCCGCGACAACCTTCTGGCTGCGAAGCATGGAAAGGGTGAGGCCCTTGTATGA
- a CDS encoding D-alanyl-D-alanine carboxypeptidase family protein, which translates to MRLACIRNKLVAIAATALLLLPGFDGSANAESKVLRTGAQGSALIDVESGRILYSHNGDKPMLIASLTKIMTAIVAIEHGKLSDMVETSVRAAGKEGSSIYLKRGEKMSLHNMLYGLMLRSGNDAATAIAEHVGGSEEGFVHMMNAKAEMLGLANSQFMNPSGLDAAGHYSSANDLAKLTAYALKNPVFKEIVKTKSKSAPNPNDSWDYLWKNKNKMLAMYEGADGVKTGYTKKSLRCLVSSATRGGQQLVAVTINDRDDWNDHMRMLNFGFNYYPLSEIAHKGQPVSGYPLAVGRTLRYPFAEGEKEQLHTKLNLLDARSAAYLLGERGTMQWFVGDAKIGETPVYDPKGSRIALPDKPAWAAGQ; encoded by the coding sequence ATGAGGCTCGCCTGCATAAGGAATAAACTGGTAGCGATCGCCGCGACTGCCTTGCTGCTTCTGCCGGGTTTCGACGGGTCCGCGAACGCGGAGTCGAAAGTGTTGAGGACCGGGGCCCAGGGGTCAGCGCTGATTGACGTAGAATCCGGCCGGATTCTATATAGCCACAACGGGGACAAGCCGATGCTGATTGCCAGCCTGACCAAAATCATGACGGCAATCGTCGCGATCGAGCACGGAAAGCTTTCCGATATGGTCGAGACGAGCGTCCGGGCAGCCGGCAAGGAAGGCTCCTCGATTTATTTGAAGCGCGGAGAGAAAATGAGCTTGCATAATATGCTGTACGGGCTGATGCTTCGTTCCGGCAATGACGCGGCCACGGCCATCGCCGAACATGTCGGGGGCTCGGAAGAAGGCTTCGTGCATATGATGAACGCCAAGGCCGAAATGCTCGGTTTGGCGAATTCGCAGTTCATGAATCCAAGCGGATTGGATGCCGCGGGCCACTATTCGTCGGCGAATGACTTGGCCAAGCTCACCGCTTACGCGCTCAAGAATCCCGTTTTCAAGGAAATCGTCAAAACGAAAAGCAAGTCGGCTCCGAATCCGAACGACAGCTGGGATTACCTCTGGAAGAACAAGAACAAAATGCTCGCCATGTACGAAGGGGCGGACGGCGTCAAAACCGGCTACACGAAGAAATCGCTTCGCTGCCTGGTCAGTTCGGCGACCCGCGGCGGACAGCAGCTGGTGGCCGTAACGATCAACGACAGAGACGACTGGAACGATCATATGCGGATGCTCAATTTCGGCTTCAACTATTATCCGCTCAGCGAAATCGCGCATAAAGGACAGCCTGTAAGCGGCTATCCGCTTGCCGTTGGCCGCACGCTTCGCTATCCGTTTGCCGAAGGTGAGAAAGAGCAGCTGCATACGAAGCTGAATCTGCTGGACGCGCGCTCCGCGGCGTATCTGCTAGGCGAGCGCGGAACGATGCAATGGTTCGTTGGCGACGCCAAGATTGGCGAAACGCCGGTATACGATCCGAAAGGCTCGAGGATCGCGTTACCCGATAAGCCGGCTTGGGCGGCTGGGCAATGA
- the ytfJ gene encoding GerW family sporulation protein, translated as MADHPIQGLMQTAMENIKEMVDVNTIVGDPVQTPDGSVIMPISKVGFGFVAGGSDIRMGGDSGSKSGDAHNASVQLPFGGGSGGGVSITPIAFLVVGTHGVRIVPLDNQTHLMERVLDSAPQVFDKIQSMFKKDQSSSEIDSVLIDSMDMR; from the coding sequence ATGGCAGACCATCCGATTCAAGGCTTAATGCAAACCGCAATGGAAAACATCAAGGAAATGGTAGATGTTAACACGATAGTGGGCGACCCCGTACAGACCCCTGACGGCAGCGTCATCATGCCAATTTCCAAGGTCGGTTTCGGCTTCGTGGCGGGCGGCAGCGATATCCGCATGGGCGGCGACAGCGGCAGCAAGAGCGGCGATGCGCACAACGCATCCGTTCAATTGCCGTTCGGCGGCGGCAGCGGCGGCGGCGTTTCGATTACGCCGATCGCATTTCTCGTCGTCGGCACTCATGGCGTCCGTATCGTACCGCTGGACAATCAAACGCATCTGATGGAGCGCGTGCTTGACTCCGCGCCGCAAGTATTCGACAAGATCCAGAGCATGTTCAAGAAAGATCAATCCTCGTCCGAAATCGATTCCGTGCTTATCGACAGCATGGATATGCGCTAA
- a CDS encoding DUF2953 domain-containing protein, producing MLGYPFGWMIAAGLFFLLVLVIALSPVVIRGRIRRVGNDDDAELRIRALFGIVNYHWQLPEMKFSGLGMELKRELTAENVGGSDRNVDKKSVDAKSIMKSIDWSHALLRHTDDLLGWVRRTLGHVRVTEWKWSSAVGTDDAMWTAMLTGMVWSVKTTAIGVLSQLIRLQTDPEIAVQPVYQQAHFSTDGQFTAKVGFGYAIFAGIRLSVKLKHAAAKGVPRGIIGWQRILLRG from the coding sequence ATGCTTGGCTACCCGTTCGGATGGATGATTGCGGCAGGTCTCTTTTTTTTGCTCGTGCTCGTTATTGCGCTGTCGCCGGTCGTCATTCGCGGCCGCATTAGACGGGTTGGGAATGATGATGACGCCGAGCTGCGGATCCGGGCCTTGTTCGGTATCGTGAATTACCACTGGCAGCTGCCCGAGATGAAATTCAGCGGTCTCGGGATGGAGCTGAAACGGGAATTGACGGCGGAGAACGTCGGCGGAAGCGACAGGAACGTGGACAAGAAAAGCGTGGATGCGAAGAGCATCATGAAATCGATCGATTGGTCGCATGCGCTGCTGCGGCATACGGATGATTTGCTCGGCTGGGTTCGCAGGACGCTCGGCCACGTGCGGGTCACGGAGTGGAAATGGTCAAGCGCGGTCGGAACGGACGATGCCATGTGGACGGCGATGCTTACCGGCATGGTCTGGTCGGTGAAAACGACCGCCATCGGCGTGCTGTCGCAGCTGATTCGCCTGCAGACGGATCCGGAAATCGCGGTACAGCCGGTGTATCAGCAGGCGCATTTCTCCACGGACGGCCAGTTTACGGCCAAAGTCGGCTTCGGCTATGCGATCTTTGCCGGCATTAGGCTCTCGGTGAAGTTGAAGCATGCTGCTGCCAAAGGGGTGCCGCGCGGCATCATCGGCTGGCAGCGGATTTTGCTTCGCGGCTGA
- the scpB gene encoding SMC-Scp complex subunit ScpB, with protein sequence MADYSKLKLIIEGLLFMAGDEGLTAKQLSDILQLDAAAAADHAKDLMKDLKSKKRGIQVSLVAGAYRLTTNPDHAAYFERMAYSPTRSSLSQAALETLSIVAYRQPITRVEIEEIRGVKCDRAIQSLVSKDLIEEVGRAEQIGRPILYGTTKSFLDYFGLSGLDALPEPSSVSIDDLDDQTQLLFERLEGRQMTIEDMSLADIETELNEERHSKPEIETETETESEEGPDSASESEPDPEPEPEPEPVPEN encoded by the coding sequence ATGGCGGATTATTCGAAACTGAAGTTGATTATTGAGGGACTGCTGTTCATGGCAGGGGACGAGGGTTTGACGGCGAAGCAGCTGTCGGATATTCTCCAGCTTGATGCGGCGGCCGCGGCGGATCATGCCAAGGATCTGATGAAGGATCTGAAATCGAAGAAGCGCGGCATTCAAGTATCGCTCGTCGCCGGCGCTTACCGCCTGACGACGAATCCGGATCACGCGGCTTATTTCGAACGGATGGCGTACTCGCCGACGCGCTCGAGCTTATCGCAGGCTGCGCTCGAGACGCTGTCTATCGTTGCTTACCGGCAGCCGATCACGCGCGTCGAAATCGAGGAGATCCGCGGCGTGAAATGCGACCGGGCGATTCAATCGCTGGTCAGCAAGGACTTGATCGAGGAAGTCGGCCGCGCCGAACAGATCGGAAGACCGATTCTATATGGAACGACCAAGTCGTTTCTGGATTACTTCGGCTTGTCGGGCCTCGATGCGCTGCCTGAGCCGTCGTCCGTGTCGATCGACGATTTGGACGACCAGACGCAGCTGCTCTTCGAACGGCTTGAAGGGCGCCAGATGACGATCGAAGATATGTCGCTCGCCGATATCGAGACCGAGTTGAACGAAGAACGGCATAGCAAGCCTGAAATTGAAACGGAAACGGAAACGGAATCGGAAGAAGGGCCAGATTCAGCATCTGAATCGGAACCCGATCCGGAGCCTGAACCGGAGCCTGAACCGGTGCCTGAGAACTGA
- a CDS encoding segregation and condensation protein A: MAVTYKLESFEGPLDLLLHLIDKAEIDIHEISISEITDQYMDYLNAMQELELEVTSEFLVMAATLLSIKSKQLLPKPPVIEDEYYDDWPDDGLDPRDELIAKLVEYRKFKQIAEQLREQEFERSLVYTKEPEDMTPFMKVVPENPVKGLNVNDLIAAFQKALRKATRRNVVATIHRDEISVKDRIRDIVSVLREFETVRFSKLIRDDMSRHEIVVTFLALLELMKMKHIRCFQHSLFDDIVVHWRGEAADGGLFETEVDY; this comes from the coding sequence ATGGCGGTGACCTATAAACTGGAATCGTTCGAAGGACCGCTCGATTTGCTCCTTCATCTCATCGATAAAGCCGAGATCGACATTCACGAAATTTCCATCAGCGAGATCACGGATCAGTATATGGATTATTTGAATGCGATGCAGGAGCTGGAGCTGGAAGTTACGAGCGAATTTCTCGTCATGGCGGCAACGCTGCTGTCGATTAAGAGCAAGCAGCTGCTCCCGAAACCTCCGGTCATCGAGGACGAGTATTATGACGATTGGCCGGACGACGGGCTCGACCCGCGCGACGAACTGATCGCGAAGCTCGTTGAATACCGCAAGTTCAAACAAATTGCCGAGCAGCTCCGGGAGCAGGAATTCGAGCGCAGCCTGGTCTACACGAAAGAACCGGAGGATATGACGCCGTTCATGAAGGTCGTGCCGGAAAACCCCGTCAAAGGGCTTAACGTAAACGATCTGATCGCGGCGTTCCAGAAGGCGCTTCGCAAGGCTACGCGGCGCAATGTCGTTGCGACGATCCACCGCGATGAAATTTCGGTCAAAGACCGGATTCGCGATATCGTTTCCGTGCTGCGGGAATTCGAGACCGTTCGCTTCTCGAAGCTCATCCGCGACGACATGAGCCGCCATGAAATCGTCGTGACGTTCCTGGCGCTGCTCGAATTAATGAAGATGAAGCACATTCGCTGTTTTCAGCACAGCCTGTTTGATGATATCGTTGTGCATTGGAGGGGAGAAGCGGCTGATGGCGGATTATTCGAAACTGAAGTTGATTATTGA
- the ribH gene encoding 6,7-dimethyl-8-ribityllumazine synthase codes for MPNVFEGHLISEGLKYGVVVGRFNEFISSKLLGGALDAFKRHGADDNEVDIAWVPGAFEIPLIAQKMAESGKYDAVITLGAVIRGSTPHFDYVCNEAAKGVSAVALKTGVPTVFGVLTVDSIEQAIERAGTKAGNKGWEAAVTAIEMANLTKVLQG; via the coding sequence ATGCCAAACGTATTCGAAGGACATTTAATTTCCGAGGGGTTAAAATACGGCGTCGTCGTAGGACGTTTCAACGAGTTTATTTCCAGCAAGCTGCTTGGCGGCGCGCTTGACGCTTTCAAACGCCATGGCGCCGACGACAACGAAGTGGATATCGCTTGGGTGCCCGGCGCGTTCGAAATTCCGCTGATCGCCCAGAAAATGGCCGAGAGCGGCAAATACGACGCCGTTATCACCCTTGGCGCCGTCATCCGGGGGTCCACGCCGCATTTCGACTATGTATGCAACGAAGCTGCCAAAGGCGTTTCCGCGGTCGCTTTGAAAACCGGCGTGCCGACGGTATTCGGCGTTCTGACTGTCGACTCCATCGAGCAAGCCATCGAACGCGCGGGTACGAAAGCCGGCAACAAAGGCTGGGAAGCCGCGGTAACGGCCATCGAAATGGCGAACCTGACCAAAGTGCTTCAAGGCTAA
- a CDS encoding bifunctional 3,4-dihydroxy-2-butanone-4-phosphate synthase/GTP cyclohydrolase II — MSNQLGAKKMPEEQPVFDSIEEALNDLIRGKAIIVVDDEDRENEGDLIALASKATPEIINFMITEARGLVCVPITAERAEELDLPPMVQRNTDYHGTAFTVSVDHVSTSTGISAFERSQTVQALIDSDTKADDFRRPGHIFPLIAKKGGVLRRTGHTEAAIDLATMCGSKPAAVICEIIKEDGTMARLPDLIEFKAKHDLKLISIESLIHYRNKKENLVERAVEVRMPTDFGIFRAIAYTNEVDNKEHVALVKGEIDPSKPTLVRVHSECLTGDVFHSHRCDCGPQLEAALRQIDEAGNGVLLYMRQEGRGIGLINKLKAYQLQEQGLDTVDANIKLGFAPDLRDYGIGAQILKDLGVRQMKLLTNNPRKIRGLEGYGLEVVERVPIQMDANEDNDLYLHTKKDKLGHLLKFDDVEYTI; from the coding sequence ATGAGCAACCAACTGGGAGCAAAGAAAATGCCGGAAGAACAACCGGTGTTCGATTCCATTGAAGAGGCGCTGAACGATCTCATTCGCGGCAAAGCCATCATCGTCGTCGATGATGAAGACCGCGAGAACGAAGGCGATTTGATCGCGTTGGCAAGCAAGGCGACGCCGGAGATCATTAATTTCATGATCACGGAAGCGCGCGGCCTCGTCTGCGTGCCGATTACGGCGGAACGCGCGGAAGAGCTGGATCTGCCGCCGATGGTACAGCGCAACACGGATTACCACGGCACCGCGTTTACCGTGTCGGTCGATCACGTTTCGACGTCGACGGGCATTTCGGCATTCGAACGTTCGCAAACCGTGCAGGCGTTGATCGATTCCGATACGAAGGCGGACGACTTCCGCCGTCCGGGTCATATTTTCCCGCTGATCGCGAAGAAGGGCGGCGTTCTGCGCCGCACGGGGCATACGGAAGCGGCGATCGACCTTGCCACGATGTGCGGCTCCAAGCCGGCGGCGGTCATCTGCGAAATCATCAAGGAAGACGGAACGATGGCCCGCCTTCCGGATTTGATCGAATTCAAGGCGAAGCATGACTTGAAGCTGATCTCGATCGAGTCGCTTATTCATTATCGCAACAAGAAAGAAAATCTGGTGGAGCGGGCTGTCGAAGTGAGAATGCCGACCGATTTCGGCATATTCCGGGCGATCGCTTACACAAACGAAGTGGATAACAAGGAGCATGTCGCGCTCGTCAAAGGCGAGATCGATCCTTCGAAGCCGACGCTCGTGCGCGTTCATTCCGAATGCCTCACCGGCGACGTGTTTCACTCCCACCGCTGCGATTGCGGACCCCAGCTCGAAGCGGCGCTTCGCCAAATCGACGAGGCGGGAAACGGCGTGCTGCTCTACATGCGCCAAGAAGGCCGCGGGATCGGCTTGATTAACAAACTGAAAGCTTACCAGCTTCAGGAGCAGGGATTGGACACCGTCGACGCGAATATTAAACTTGGTTTTGCCCCGGATTTGCGCGATTACGGCATCGGCGCTCAAATTTTGAAAGATCTCGGCGTGCGCCAAATGAAGCTGTTGACGAACAATCCCCGCAAAATTCGCGGTTTGGAAGGCTACGGCCTCGAAGTCGTGGAACGCGTGCCGATCCAAATGGATGCGAACGAGGACAACGATCTGTACCTGCACACGAAGAAAGACAAATTAGGCCATTTGCTTAAATTTGACGATGTAGAATATACCATTTAA
- the ribE gene encoding riboflavin synthase, producing MFTGLIEEIGTLKRSYKQGEAMLLVIEADRVLQGVAIGDSISVNGVCLTVTEYGARSFTVDVMPQTYRHTNLKDIRSGEPLNLERAMQAGGRFGGHIVQGHADGTGEIVSRRSDANAVVFTIRPHDGRLMRYVIPQGSVTLDGISLTVAEADRDSFAVSIIPHTLKETALQFKNAGGVINVECDVLGKYVDHLLHYKDSYDDGDRTGKPESGSKLTAAFLAENGFF from the coding sequence ATGTTTACAGGGCTTATCGAAGAAATCGGCACGTTGAAGCGCTCCTATAAGCAAGGCGAGGCCATGCTGCTCGTCATCGAGGCGGATCGCGTGCTGCAGGGCGTAGCCATCGGCGACAGCATTTCGGTGAACGGCGTTTGCTTGACGGTCACCGAATATGGCGCGCGTTCGTTCACGGTCGATGTCATGCCGCAAACCTACCGTCATACGAACCTGAAGGATATCCGTTCCGGCGAGCCGCTTAATCTGGAGCGGGCCATGCAGGCCGGCGGGCGATTCGGCGGTCATATCGTGCAAGGCCATGCGGACGGAACCGGCGAGATCGTATCCAGGCGCAGCGACGCCAATGCAGTCGTATTCACCATTCGGCCGCATGACGGCAGGCTGATGCGCTACGTGATTCCGCAAGGCTCCGTTACGTTAGACGGCATCAGCTTGACCGTAGCCGAAGCGGACCGCGACAGCTTCGCCGTATCGATCATTCCGCACACGCTGAAGGAGACGGCGCTGCAGTTCAAGAATGCCGGCGGCGTCATCAACGTCGAATGCGACGTGCTCGGCAAATACGTCGATCACCTGCTTCACTACAAAGACAGCTACGACGACGGCGACCGCACCGGAAAGCCGGAGAGCGGCAGCAAGCTGACCGCCGCGTTTCTTGCGGAGAACGGATTTTTCTAA
- the ribD gene encoding bifunctional diaminohydroxyphosphoribosylaminopyrimidine deaminase/5-amino-6-(5-phosphoribosylamino)uracil reductase RibD, with protein sequence MRLALDLASKAKGQTDINPVVGCVIVREGRIVGLGAHLRRGEGHAEVHALRMAGDEAEGATAYVTLEPCSHHGRTPPCCERLIEAKVARVVVACKDPNPQVAGRGIDRLREAGISVDVGLLERESMLMNEMFNKFIVTRLPFVTMKSAMTLDGKLAAKTGDSRYVSGPQAREMVHTLRHRHMGIMVGAETALVDDPELTTRLSVPAVHPIRIVVDSRLRLPLEARMLQDRSVPVLVLTVEGSDPGKRAALEAAGAEVIDCGGGSRVDLKIAMRKLGEREIGSILLEGGGKLNGAMLELGLIDKLLLFVAPKVIGGQAAPGVFQFDGFEKMAHAIPFRDVQVERIGSDIFLGGYPDYETGDRTGGA encoded by the coding sequence ATGCGGCTAGCGCTCGATCTGGCTTCGAAAGCAAAAGGGCAGACCGATATCAATCCCGTTGTCGGCTGCGTTATCGTGCGGGAAGGCCGGATCGTCGGCCTCGGCGCGCATTTGCGCCGGGGGGAAGGCCATGCGGAGGTACACGCGCTGCGCATGGCCGGTGACGAGGCCGAAGGCGCGACGGCGTATGTCACGCTGGAGCCGTGCAGCCATCACGGCCGGACGCCGCCATGCTGCGAACGGCTGATCGAGGCGAAGGTGGCCAGAGTCGTCGTTGCCTGCAAGGATCCCAATCCGCAGGTAGCGGGGCGGGGCATCGACAGGCTGCGCGAAGCGGGCATTTCCGTTGATGTCGGTCTGCTGGAACGGGAATCGATGCTCATGAACGAAATGTTCAACAAGTTTATCGTTACCCGGCTGCCGTTCGTCACGATGAAATCGGCGATGACGCTGGACGGCAAGCTGGCGGCGAAGACGGGCGACAGCCGGTACGTCAGCGGACCGCAGGCCAGGGAGATGGTGCATACGCTCCGTCATAGGCATATGGGCATCATGGTCGGCGCGGAAACCGCGCTGGTCGACGATCCGGAGCTGACGACCCGGTTGTCCGTGCCAGCGGTTCATCCGATCCGCATCGTCGTCGATTCCAGGCTTCGCCTTCCGCTTGAAGCCCGCATGCTGCAAGACCGTTCAGTGCCGGTTCTCGTGCTAACGGTGGAAGGCTCCGATCCGGGCAAACGTGCCGCGCTTGAAGCGGCCGGCGCTGAAGTCATCGACTGCGGCGGAGGAAGCCGCGTCGATCTGAAGATTGCCATGCGCAAGCTTGGCGAGCGGGAAATCGGTTCGATTCTGCTGGAAGGCGGCGGCAAGCTTAACGGCGCGATGCTGGAGCTGGGCTTGATCGACAAGCTGCTGCTGTTCGTCGCTCCCAAAGTGATCGGCGGCCAAGCGGCGCCCGGCGTCTTCCAGTTCGACGGCTTCGAGAAGATGGCGCATGCCATTCCGTTCCGGGATGTGCAGGTGGAACGGATCGGCAGCGATATTTTCCTAGGCGGCTATCCCGACTACGAGACGGGCGACCGCACCGGCGGAGCTTAA
- a CDS encoding peptidylprolyl isomerase, whose protein sequence is MAKQAKITMSNGSEVLIDLFENDAPNTVANFEKLAKEGFYNGLTFHRVIPGFVAQGGCPNGTGTGGPGYTINCEINPNKHERGALAMAHAGRNTGGSQFYIVYQPQPHLDGQHTVFGKVAQGMEHVDKFQGRDKMEKVEIVEV, encoded by the coding sequence ATGGCTAAACAAGCAAAAATCACCATGTCTAACGGATCCGAGGTTCTTATCGATCTGTTTGAAAACGATGCGCCTAACACGGTTGCCAACTTCGAGAAGCTGGCGAAAGAAGGCTTCTACAACGGCTTGACGTTCCACCGCGTTATCCCGGGCTTCGTCGCTCAAGGCGGCTGCCCGAACGGCACAGGCACCGGCGGTCCCGGCTACACGATCAACTGCGAAATCAACCCGAACAAGCACGAGCGCGGAGCGCTCGCTATGGCCCATGCCGGCCGCAACACGGGCGGAAGCCAGTTCTACATCGTGTACCAGCCGCAGCCGCATCTGGACGGCCAGCACACGGTATTCGGCAAAGTGGCGCAAGGCATGGAGCATGTCGATAAGTTCCAAGGCCGCGACAAAATGGAAAAAGTCGAGATCGTCGAAGTATAA
- the lysA gene encoding diaminopimelate decarboxylase, which produces MYLHGTSKINAQGHLEIGGCDTTDLAQQFGTPLYIVDEALIRQRAREYVESFRASGLKFQVAYASKAFSVMAMCSIAEQEDLSLDVVSDGELYTALKAGFPAARIHFHGNNKTPDEINMALDANIGCFVVDNFNEMYLLNALAADKGKRVNVLLRITPGVEAHTHDYISTGQTDSKFGFDLGNGTAYKAIQEAVAQTNLELLGVHSHIGSQIFEVEGFAMAVDKVAGFAVQVRDELDVTFRVINLGGGFGIRYVEGDTPLPISQYVKAITDSIKTNFSAASYPLPEIWVEPGRSMVGDAGTTLYTVGTSKDIPGVRKYIAVDGGMSDNPRFALYESKYEAILANRANEPLEETVTIAGKLCESGDKLIMDLELPKANSGDLLAVFCTGAYNYSMASNYNRVRRPAVVFVKDGAADVAVKRESLDDIVGNDVIPARLQTSAASK; this is translated from the coding sequence ATGTACTTACACGGTACTAGCAAAATTAACGCGCAAGGTCATTTGGAAATCGGAGGCTGCGACACGACGGACTTGGCACAACAGTTCGGAACGCCCCTATATATTGTAGACGAGGCGCTCATTCGTCAGAGAGCCCGCGAATACGTGGAATCGTTCCGCGCATCGGGCTTGAAATTCCAAGTCGCATACGCCAGCAAAGCGTTCAGCGTTATGGCTATGTGCTCCATTGCTGAGCAAGAAGACCTGTCGCTTGACGTCGTATCCGACGGCGAGCTTTACACCGCGTTGAAAGCCGGCTTCCCGGCTGCGCGCATTCACTTCCACGGCAACAACAAAACGCCTGACGAAATCAACATGGCGCTGGATGCGAATATCGGCTGCTTCGTCGTCGACAACTTCAACGAAATGTACCTGCTGAACGCACTCGCGGCCGACAAAGGCAAGCGCGTCAACGTGCTGCTGCGCATCACGCCAGGCGTAGAAGCGCATACGCATGATTACATCTCGACAGGCCAAACGGATTCCAAGTTCGGATTCGACCTTGGCAACGGCACGGCTTACAAAGCGATTCAAGAAGCAGTAGCTCAAACGAACCTGGAACTGCTCGGCGTTCACTCCCATATCGGTTCGCAAATTTTCGAAGTCGAAGGCTTCGCGATGGCTGTCGATAAAGTTGCCGGTTTCGCCGTGCAAGTCCGCGACGAGCTGGACGTAACGTTCCGCGTCATCAACCTCGGCGGAGGCTTCGGCATCCGATACGTGGAAGGCGACACGCCGCTTCCGATCTCGCAATACGTGAAAGCGATCACGGATTCGATCAAAACGAATTTCTCCGCGGCAAGCTACCCGCTGCCAGAAATTTGGGTCGAACCGGGCCGCAGCATGGTCGGCGATGCCGGCACGACGCTGTACACGGTCGGGACAAGCAAGGACATCCCAGGCGTTCGTAAGTATATCGCAGTCGACGGAGGTATGTCGGATAACCCTCGTTTCGCGCTGTACGAGTCCAAGTACGAAGCGATTCTGGCGAACCGCGCGAACGAGCCGCTGGAAGAAACCGTTACGATCGCAGGCAAGCTTTGCGAGAGCGGAGACAAGCTGATCATGGATCTGGAACTGCCGAAAGCGAATAGCGGCGACCTGCTTGCCGTGTTCTGCACAGGCGCGTACAATTATTCCATGGCAAGCAATTATAACCGTGTCCGCCGTCCGGCGGTCGTCTTCGTGAAAGACGGCGCCGCAGACGTTGCCGTCAAACGCGAATCGCTTGACGATATCGTCGGCAACGACGTGATTCCGGCAAGATTGCAAACGTCCGCAGCAAGTAAATAA